One segment of Armatimonadia bacterium DNA contains the following:
- a CDS encoding MFS transporter, with product MPDTERAAGAAQEPDLPAKGGWDRQTWAVVFSGFCAFLGLYATQPLLPLLEEYFHLGKVAVSLTVTAATVGVAISAPLIGTVADRLGRKRVIVGSACLLALATLLDATATSLPTLVFWRFLQGVFTPGVFAVTVAYIQEEWAGKGAGRATAAYVTGTVIGGFAGRMTSGLIASHADWHLVFVALGAASLVAAVVLHAWLPRERRFTRSSEGASPLAAAIDHLRNKRLIGIFAVGFCVLFCLLGTFTYVTFYLAAAPFNLSPAAIGSLFVVYLVGAVITPPCGSKIDRYGHRTVLAFAIGFALLGELLTLSHCLWVVVLGLAAVCSGVFVAQAAANSYIGHVAEHSKALAVGLYVTFYYVGGSVGATLPGCVWSLGGWPACVALFALVQIITVTIALTTWRIPTALTSGDAYSGVRPD from the coding sequence ATGCCAGACACTGAAAGAGCCGCCGGAGCGGCCCAAGAGCCTGACCTTCCGGCAAAGGGCGGCTGGGATCGCCAGACCTGGGCCGTTGTCTTCTCCGGCTTCTGCGCCTTCCTCGGACTGTACGCCACGCAGCCGCTGCTGCCCCTGCTGGAGGAGTACTTCCATCTCGGCAAAGTGGCAGTGAGCCTCACGGTGACTGCTGCGACGGTCGGGGTCGCGATCTCGGCTCCGCTGATCGGGACCGTGGCCGACCGTCTCGGGCGCAAGCGCGTCATCGTCGGATCGGCCTGTCTGCTGGCACTCGCCACGCTGCTTGACGCGACGGCAACCAGCCTGCCGACCCTCGTCTTCTGGCGCTTCCTCCAGGGCGTGTTCACCCCGGGTGTGTTTGCCGTCACGGTCGCTTACATTCAGGAGGAGTGGGCGGGGAAAGGCGCAGGACGGGCAACCGCAGCCTATGTCACCGGCACGGTCATCGGCGGCTTCGCCGGTCGGATGACCTCCGGTCTGATTGCGAGCCACGCCGACTGGCACCTGGTCTTCGTCGCTCTCGGCGCTGCGAGTCTGGTCGCTGCGGTCGTACTTCATGCCTGGCTACCCAGGGAGCGTCGCTTCACGCGCAGTTCAGAGGGCGCGTCCCCGCTCGCGGCGGCGATCGACCATCTGCGCAACAAGCGTCTGATAGGGATCTTCGCCGTCGGCTTCTGTGTGCTGTTCTGCCTGCTGGGCACCTTCACCTACGTAACCTTCTACCTCGCAGCGGCACCCTTCAACCTCAGCCCGGCAGCGATCGGATCGCTCTTCGTCGTCTACCTCGTCGGCGCGGTGATCACCCCGCCCTGCGGCAGCAAGATCGACCGCTACGGCCACCGGACGGTCCTGGCCTTCGCCATCGGTTTCGCACTGCTGGGCGAGCTGCTGACGCTCTCGCACTGTCTCTGGGTCGTGGTGCTCGGGCTTGCTGCGGTCTGCTCGGGGGTGTTCGTCGCGCAGGCCGCTGCGAACAGCTACATCGGCCACGTCGCCGAGCACAGCAAGGCCCTCGCGGTCGGGCTGTACGTAACCTTCTACTATGTCGGCGGCAGCGTCGGCGCCACCTTGCCGGGCTGCGTATGGTCCCTGGGTGGATGGCCCGCCTGCGTCGCGCTGTTTGCCCTGGTCCAGATCATCACGGTGACGATCGCCCTGACGACCTGGCGCATCCCGACCGCCCTCACCTCGGGGGACGCCTACAGCGGAGTTCGACCGGACTAG
- a CDS encoding Gfo/Idh/MocA family oxidoreductase, translated as MTQGKIDVAVVGLGFGGSFPAIYLDHPQVGRVAVCERNEGRLQAITERFEFADTFTDLEQVLASDYDAVHLVSGIPDHARQAVAVLDSGKHCACTVPMATSLDDLQAILSAQRRSGRNYMMMETAVYTRQFLYARELQRQGRFGRLQFLRGAHYQDMERWPSYWNGLPPMWYATHAVSPLLALADTRAVSVRALGSGVMREELRKPYGNPFPVETAIFELGEPGLAAEVTRTLFHCARPYMESFVVYGENACYEWQMEAEDPMLFEASPVVPGEVRRFTTTRPAAPDRQDLLPPEIAQHTQRFKATSRHTHLSFEQGGGHHGSHPHLVHEFVSSLLEGRPARVNAVTAANWTAAGICAHESAMKGGTVVPVPAFD; from the coding sequence ATGACACAGGGCAAGATTGACGTCGCCGTTGTCGGTCTGGGCTTCGGCGGGAGCTTCCCCGCCATCTACCTCGATCATCCGCAGGTTGGTCGAGTCGCAGTCTGCGAGCGCAACGAAGGCCGCCTGCAGGCCATCACCGAACGCTTCGAGTTCGCCGACACCTTTACCGACCTGGAGCAGGTGCTGGCGAGTGACTACGACGCGGTGCACCTGGTCTCGGGCATCCCCGACCACGCTCGACAGGCAGTGGCGGTGCTCGACTCGGGCAAGCACTGCGCCTGCACGGTGCCCATGGCCACGAGCCTCGACGACCTGCAGGCTATCCTCTCCGCACAGCGACGCTCCGGCCGCAACTACATGATGATGGAGACCGCGGTCTACACCCGCCAGTTCCTCTATGCACGCGAGCTTCAGCGACAGGGGCGCTTTGGTCGCCTGCAATTCCTGCGCGGGGCCCACTATCAGGACATGGAGCGCTGGCCGAGCTACTGGAACGGACTGCCGCCGATGTGGTATGCGACGCACGCTGTGTCGCCGCTCCTGGCCCTTGCCGATACGCGGGCAGTGTCGGTGCGAGCCCTCGGCTCGGGGGTGATGCGGGAGGAGCTGCGCAAGCCCTATGGCAACCCCTTCCCGGTCGAGACGGCGATCTTCGAACTTGGCGAGCCGGGGCTGGCCGCCGAGGTCACGCGGACGCTCTTCCACTGCGCTCGGCCCTACATGGAGAGCTTCGTGGTCTACGGGGAGAACGCGTGCTACGAGTGGCAGATGGAGGCCGAGGACCCGATGCTGTTTGAGGCCTCACCGGTCGTGCCCGGCGAGGTGCGACGCTTCACCACGACTCGCCCGGCAGCTCCGGATCGCCAGGACCTGCTGCCGCCGGAGATCGCCCAGCACACCCAGCGGTTCAAGGCGACAAGCCGCCACACCCATCTCTCCTTCGAGCAGGGAGGCGGACACCACGGCTCGCACCCGCACCTGGTGCACGAGTTCGTGTCGAGCCTCCTGGAGGGACGCCCGGCGCGAGTGAACGCAGTGACGGCAGCGAACTGGACGGCCGCAGGAATCTGCGCCCACGAGTCGGCGATGAAGGGCGGCACCGTGGTGCCGGTCCCAGCCTTCGACTGA